A genomic stretch from Microtus pennsylvanicus isolate mMicPen1 chromosome 11, mMicPen1.hap1, whole genome shotgun sequence includes:
- the B9d1 gene encoding B9 domain-containing protein 1, producing MRRKGRWSLWPSISLHLRTLFLNKRRAEKFVLDGLPSVSKATQEPPGNGTRPTRVSRPSGAMAAASPSVFLLMVNGQVESAQFPEYDDLYCKYCFVYGQDWAPTAGLEEGISQIASKSQDVRQALVWNFPIDVTFKSTNPYGWPQIVLSVYGPDVFGNDVVRGYGVVHVPFSPGRHKRTIPMFVPESTSTLQKFTSWFMGRRPEYTDPKVVAQGEGREVTRVRSQGFVTLLFNVVTKDMKKLGYDTGPVDTQGVLGPSLPQGNPQ from the exons ATGCGACGCAAAGGAAGATGGTCCCTGTGGCCGTCAATTTCACTGCACCTGCGCACTCTATTCTTGAACAAACGCCGCGCTGAGAAATTTGTCCTAGATGGCTTACCATCTGTTTCCAAGGCAACCCAGGAGCCTCCTGGCAACGGCACGCGGCCTACGCGGGTCTCCCGGCCCAGCGGTGCGATGGCTGCTGCGAGTCCCAGCGTCTTCCTGCTCATGGTCAACGGGCAGGTGGAGAGTGCCCAG TTTCCAGAGTATGACGACCTCTACTGCAAGTACTGCTTTGTGTATGGCCAGGACTGGGCCCCCACAGCG GGCCTGGAGGAGGGGATCTCACAGATAGCATCCAAGAGCCAAGATGTACGGCAAGCTCTGGTGTGGAACTTCCCTATCGATGTCACCTTTAAAAGTACCAACCCCTATGGCT GGCCACAGATCGTGCTCAGTGTGTATGGACCAGACGTGTTTGGGAACGATGTGGTCCGAGGCTACGGAGTGGTGCATGTACCCTTCTCTCCTGGACG GCACAAGAGGACCATCCCTATGTTTGTGCCGGAGTCTACGTCTACTCTGCAGAAGTTCACAAG CTGGTTCATGGGACGGCGGCCAGAGTACACAGACCCCAAGGTGGTGGCCCAGGGTGAAGGCCGAGAAG TGACCCGTGTCCGCTCTCAGGGGTTTGTCACCCTCCTCTTCAATGTGGTAACCAAGGACATGAAGAAGCTGGGCTATGACACTGGGCCTGTGGACACACAAGGAGTCCTGGGTCCCAGCCTGCCACAGGGCAACCCACAATGA